From Coriobacteriia bacterium, one genomic window encodes:
- a CDS encoding nucleoside deaminase, whose protein sequence is MHSDEVYMALALAQARAAGEIGEVPIGAVVVCDGAVVASGMNRREVDHDPAGHAEFLAIRDAASKLGRWRLSDCTVYVTLEPCPMCAGLMHQARIARCVYAAPDPKAGALGTLYDLSSDERLNHRFEVSTGVLADESAELLRDFFRRLREERQ, encoded by the coding sequence ATGCACTCCGATGAGGTCTACATGGCGTTGGCGCTCGCGCAGGCACGCGCGGCCGGCGAGATCGGCGAGGTGCCGATCGGCGCTGTCGTCGTCTGTGACGGCGCTGTCGTCGCTAGTGGCATGAATCGCCGTGAGGTCGACCACGACCCCGCAGGCCACGCTGAGTTCCTCGCGATTCGCGATGCCGCCTCAAAGCTCGGCCGCTGGCGCCTCTCGGACTGCACCGTCTACGTGACGCTCGAGCCGTGCCCGATGTGCGCGGGGCTCATGCATCAGGCCCGCATCGCGCGCTGCGTGTACGCGGCGCCCGACCCCAAGGCCGGTGCGCTCGGCACTCTGTACGACCTGTCGAGCGACGAGCGCCTCAACCATCGCTTCGAGGTGAGCACGGGAGTTCTCGCCGATGAGTCCGCAGAGCTTCTGCGCGACTTCTTCCGGCGACTGAGGGAGGAGCGGCAGTGA